The following are from one region of the Cloacibacterium normanense genome:
- a CDS encoding TonB-dependent receptor plug domain-containing protein, which translates to MNGKLKVLTAGVLFFMGGQFVQAQQKKDEAKEKEIEEVVVVGYGTQKKSDVTASLTTVKGSAIADKPVQTFDQAMAGRSTGVQITVPSGVLNAAPVFRIRGTSSISLSSYPLIIIDGVPTFTDNNSTTSAASNLP; encoded by the coding sequence ATGAATGGGAAATTAAAAGTTTTAACAGCTGGTGTACTTTTTTTTATGGGTGGACAATTTGTTCAGGCTCAACAAAAAAAAGACGAGGCAAAAGAAAAAGAAATTGAAGAAGTAGTAGTTGTAGGTTACGGTACGCAGAAAAAATCTGATGTAACGGCAAGTCTAACTACAGTGAAAGGATCTGCTATTGCAGATAAGCCAGTGCAAACGTTTGACCAAGCGATGGCAGGTAGAAGTACTGGGGTGCAAATAACAGTCCCAAGTGGTGTGCTTAACGCAGCACCAGTTTTTAGGATAAGAGGAACAAGTTCTATCTCTCTGAGTTCTTATCCTTTAATTATTATTGATGGAGTACCTACATTTACAGATAATAATAGTACTACTTCGGCTGCAAGTAATCTCCCTTAG